GTGTAGATGACCTCCATGCCGGCGTCGCGCAACGCGCGAGCGATCACCTTGGCGCCACGGTCGTGACCGTCGAGCCCCGGCTTGGCCACGACTACGCGGATAGGGCCGGACACGCCCATCTTTGCCTCCTGCATCCCTGCGTCCTTGCAGCTGCTGCGTTAACCGGCGTTCCCATCCGGTGGTGGAACGTTATCGCCAGCCGGGCCCAAACGCCGTTTCACGGGCCGAAGCGAGGGGAGAATCACATCGATCCACCAGTTCACTGCGCGTTCGAGCACCGGCCGCACCGGCGACACCCACTCGCGTCGCCGCCTCCCGGCCCCTCGCGGACACGCGCAACGGGGAGCCGAGCCGTCACGCGCTGCTGCCGCCTTGCCTCATTCCGCGATGCCCGCGCACGCTCGCCCGTCCGCGCCGCACGCTTCCCGGATCTGCACCTGCGGGGAGGTCGGAGCCGTGAGCATCCCGTTCTGTCGTACCGCCGCGCTGGCCAGGGGCGTGGGCCTGGAGGGCGCCGCCCTCGCCGGACACCTGGCCCTCTACCCGGGCGGCTTCGCACCCGAACGCCGTCCGCTGCCGCCGCAGCACTGCGGCCACGACGCCGGCGCCGGACACAGCCCGGTCCTGCTGCTGCACGGGCTCTTCGACAACCGTGCCGTCTTCACCCTGCTCCGCCACAACCTGCACGTCCACGGCTGGGACCACCTGCACGGGCTGAACTACAACCCGCTGACCCTCGACATCCCCCGCGCCGCGGCACTGCTGGGCCGCCATGTCGAGCACGCCCGCCGGGCCTACGGCGGTGAGCGGCTCGCGATCGTCGGTCACAGCCTGGGCGGCCTGATCGCCCGCTACTACGTCCAACTGCTGGGCGGCGGCGCCCACGTGCACACGGTCGTCACGCTGGGCACCCCGCACCGGGGCACCGTCGTCGCACACGCGCTGCGGCCGTTGCCGATCGTGCGGCAGATGCTTCCCGACAGCGAGGTGATGGCCGCACTCGCCGCTCCCGCGCCCGGCTGCCGGACGCGTTTCGTCTGCTTCTGGGGCGATCTCGACCCGTTGATCCTGCCGCACGGGAGCGCCCGGCTGACGCATCCCGATCTGACGGCGGAGAACGTGCTGGTCAGAAATGCCGGCCATCTGACACTCCCGGTCCACTGGGAGGTGCTGGCGCGGATCCGGGCCGAGTTGCGGCCCGCGTCGCCGACGGTGACCGATCGTCAGATCGCTTGATCTGACAAATGGTACAGGGGGGATAATTCGGCTGTTCTCTTGTCTCCGATCAGCGACCGGGGATACAGTCACGCTCAATTTCTCGCTGTCGCCGAGGTGGATTGGGAACCCGTGACCACTGACACCAGTTGGTACGGCCAGCAGACCCTGGTCCACCCCGAGTACCCGCAGTACACCGAATACGCGCAGGTCAGCGACTACGCCGCCTACGGGTACCAGCAGCAGCCGCAGTACCAGGGCCACGGGTACGACCACCAGCACCAGCAGTACTACGCGCAGCCGGTGTACGGGGTCTACGAGCAGCCGGTCCACCAGGTCTACGAGCAGCCCGTCCCGGTGCCGGACTACTACGAGTACTACGAACCGCAGGTCGGGTTCGCGGTCGGGACCGGGCCGGAGCCGGAGCCGGAGCTCGAGGCGGAGCTCGCGCACGAGCCGGACCCCGAACCCGGGTACGCGTACGACGCGCCGGAGTACGAGTCCGAGGCCGCCTACGAGCCCGAGCCCGAGGCGGAGTACGCGCCGGAGCCGGCCGTCGGCGGCCGCGCCGCGGCGCGGGGGTCGCGCCGGCGCCAGGTGCGACGCAGGTCCGCCGTGCTGACCATCGCCGTGCCCTCGGTGGCCGTGCTGGGCGTCGCCGGGGCCGCCGCGGCGACGATAGGGCCGCTGCGCCCGCACCAGAGCTCGACGACCGTCTCCGCGTCGGCCGACGCCTCCGCCCAGGCCAAGGCGCTCGCCGCCGCCGAGGCCAAGGACGCCGCCGAGCGGGCCAGCCGGGACCAGCAGCGCACCGCCCTGGCGCTGCGCAACGCCGCCGCCAAGAAGGCCGCCGCCGAGGCACCCGTGTTCACCCTGCCGATCGCCTACCACTCGGGGCTGAGCGCGCTCTTCGGCCAGGCGGGCACGCACTGGATGCAGCTGCACACCGGCATCGACTTCCCGGTGCCGGTCGGCACGCCCGTCCACGCGGTGACCGGCGGGACCATCTCCACCGAGTGGAACCCCTTCTACGGCTACATGGTCAAACTGACCGCGCCGGACGGGACCATCACGTGGTACTGCCACCTCAGCTCGTACCGCGTGCGCAGCGGGCAGGTGAAGGTGGGCGACATAATCGCCTACTCCGGCGACACGGGTAACTCCACCGGACCGCACATGCACTTCGAGGTGCACCCGAACGGTGGCCCCGCCGTCGACCCCCTGCCCTGGCTGCTGGCGAGGGGCCTCGACCCCCGCTGAGCGCGGGGGCCCACGACCCGGCCGGGCCCGCCCGCTACAGCTTCTCGACGGGCGCGTAGCGCAGCAGCAGCTGCTTGGTGCCCTCGCCGCCGAAGTCGATCGTCGCCTTGGCGTCGTCCGCCGGACCCGAGACGGACACGACGGTGCCCAGCCCGAAGCGGTCGTGGGTGACCCGGTCCCCGACGGCCAGCGTGACCGTGGGGCGGTCCTTCATCCGGCCCGCGTTCTTGCCCCAGCCCGCCGCCGGGGACGAGCGCCGCGCGGCGCCGCCGGACCCCGCAGAGCCGGACCGTGAGCCGAAGCCGGACGGCACCGCCGCAGCGGCCGAGCGCTTCTCGTCCACCAGCGTCGGCGGGATCTCCTCCAGGAAGCGGGAGGCCGGGTTGTAGGACGGCTGGCCCCAGGCGCTGCGCAGCACCGCGCGGGAGAGGTAGAGCCGCTCCCGCGCCCGCGTCAGACCGACGTAGGCGAGGCGGCGCTCCTCCTCGAGCTCCTTGGCGTTGCTCATCGCCCGCATGTGCGGGAAGACGCCGTCCTCCATGCCGGTCAGGAAGACGACGGGGAACTCCAGGCCCTTGGCCGTGTGCAGGGTCATCAGCGTGATGACCCCGCGGGGCTCGCCGCCCTCGCCCTCCTCGTCGGGAATCTGGTCCGAATCGGCCACCAGCGCCACCCGCTCCAGGAAGCCGGGCAGCCCCGGCTGCGTCAGCGGCTCGCCGTCCGGGCCCTCGACGGGCTCCTCCTGCTCGAACTCCAGCGCCACGGCCGCGAGTTCCTGCAGGTTCTCCACGCGCGTCTCGTCCTGCGGGTCCGTCGACGCCTGGAGTTCGGCCAGATAGCCGGTCTCCTCCAGCACTGCCTCCAGGACGGCGGCGGGCCCTGCACCCGACTCCACCACACCGCGCAGCTTCGCCATCAAGTCGTTGAACTTCTTCACCGCATTGGCCGAGCGCGCGGCCATGCCGTACGCCTCGTCCACGCGCAGCAGCGCCTGCGGGAAGGAGATCCGCTCGCGAGAGGCCAGCGCCTCGATCATCGCCTCGGCCCGGTCCCCGATGCCGCGCTTGGGCACGTTGAGGATCCGGCGCAGCGGCACCGCGTCCTCGGGGTTGGCCAGCACCCGGAGATAGGCCAGGACGTCCCTGACCTCCCTGCGCTCGTAGAAGCGGACACCGCCGACGACCTTGTACGGCAGGCCGACCCGGATGAAGACCTCTTCGAAGACACGGGACTGCGCGTTGGTGCGGTAGAAGACCGCGATGTCACCGGGCTTGGCGTCGCCCCCGTCGCCGAGCCGGTCGATCTCGTCGGCGATGAACTGCGCCTCGCCGTGCTCGTCGTCCGCGACGTAGGAGGTGATCCTGGTGCCCTCGGCGCCGGCCGTCCACAGGTTCTTCTTGCGGCGGTTGCTGTTGCGCTCGATGACGGAGTTGGCGGCGCTGAGGATCGTCTGCGTGGAGCGGTAGTTCTGCTCCAGCAGGATCGTGGTCGCGTTCGGGTAGTCCTCCTCGAAGTCGAGGATGTTGCGGATCGTCGCGCCCCGGAAGGCGTAGATCGACTGGTCCGCGTCACCGACGACGCAGAGCTCGGCCGGCGGGATCTGCGCCAGCCCGGCGGCGGCCGGGTTCACGAACTCGCCGTCCGCCGTCATCTTCGGCGCCTGGCCGCTCGCGCCGCCGCTCAGCTCCCGCACC
This genomic interval from Streptacidiphilus rugosus AM-16 contains the following:
- a CDS encoding esterase/lipase family protein — its product is MSIPFCRTAALARGVGLEGAALAGHLALYPGGFAPERRPLPPQHCGHDAGAGHSPVLLLHGLFDNRAVFTLLRHNLHVHGWDHLHGLNYNPLTLDIPRAAALLGRHVEHARRAYGGERLAIVGHSLGGLIARYYVQLLGGGAHVHTVVTLGTPHRGTVVAHALRPLPIVRQMLPDSEVMAALAAPAPGCRTRFVCFWGDLDPLILPHGSARLTHPDLTAENVLVRNAGHLTLPVHWEVLARIRAELRPASPTVTDRQIA
- a CDS encoding M23 family metallopeptidase, whose product is MTTDTSWYGQQTLVHPEYPQYTEYAQVSDYAAYGYQQQPQYQGHGYDHQHQQYYAQPVYGVYEQPVHQVYEQPVPVPDYYEYYEPQVGFAVGTGPEPEPELEAELAHEPDPEPGYAYDAPEYESEAAYEPEPEAEYAPEPAVGGRAAARGSRRRQVRRRSAVLTIAVPSVAVLGVAGAAAATIGPLRPHQSSTTVSASADASAQAKALAAAEAKDAAERASRDQQRTALALRNAAAKKAAAEAPVFTLPIAYHSGLSALFGQAGTHWMQLHTGIDFPVPVGTPVHAVTGGTISTEWNPFYGYMVKLTAPDGTITWYCHLSSYRVRSGQVKVGDIIAYSGDTGNSTGPHMHFEVHPNGGPAVDPLPWLLARGLDPR
- the pcrA gene encoding DNA helicase PcrA, with translation MSSLFDDIPLPGLDVPVTVPPPADGAYDDAGAHEAGYDDAPYEEEIPADLFQSFDPAEPVPGSYYRNGAAHPVADPETLLDGMNPQQREAVVHAGSPLLIVAGAGSGKTRVLTHRIAYLLAARGVQPGEILAITFTNKAAGEMRERVEALVGPRAKAMWVSTFHSACVRILRRESKRLGFTSSFSIYDAADSQRLMALVCRDLDLDPKQFPPKSFTAKVSNLKNELVDEETYAGQAANPMERKLAEAYALYQRRLREANALDFDDIIMTTVNLLQAFPDAAEHYRRRFRHILVDEYQDTNHAQYMLVRELSGGASGQAPKMTADGEFVNPAAAGLAQIPPAELCVVGDADQSIYAFRGATIRNILDFEEDYPNATTILLEQNYRSTQTILSAANSVIERNSNRRKKNLWTAGAEGTRITSYVADDEHGEAQFIADEIDRLGDGGDAKPGDIAVFYRTNAQSRVFEEVFIRVGLPYKVVGGVRFYERREVRDVLAYLRVLANPEDAVPLRRILNVPKRGIGDRAEAMIEALASRERISFPQALLRVDEAYGMAARSANAVKKFNDLMAKLRGVVESGAGPAAVLEAVLEETGYLAELQASTDPQDETRVENLQELAAVALEFEQEEPVEGPDGEPLTQPGLPGFLERVALVADSDQIPDEEGEGGEPRGVITLMTLHTAKGLEFPVVFLTGMEDGVFPHMRAMSNAKELEEERRLAYVGLTRARERLYLSRAVLRSAWGQPSYNPASRFLEEIPPTLVDEKRSAAAAVPSGFGSRSGSAGSGGAARRSSPAAGWGKNAGRMKDRPTVTLAVGDRVTHDRFGLGTVVSVSGPADDAKATIDFGGEGTKQLLLRYAPVEKL